From a region of the Prevotella melaninogenica genome:
- a CDS encoding glycogen/starch synthase → MLFPDYIFETSWEVCNKVGGIYTVLSTRAKTLQEKIKDHVIFLGPDCWQETPSPYFKEDKKLFAEWQQKAASEGLSVKVGRWDIPGEPIAMLVDFQSCFEHKEEFYGKLWEYYRVDSLHAYGDYDESAMFAYATALVVESFYKFYLSEKDKVIFHANEWQTGFAALVLQHRQPQIASIFTTHATGIGRSIAGNNKPLYEYLWAYNGDQMASELNMESKHSIEKQTAHYVDCFTTVSDITATECKELLDKPVDLVLPNGFENDFVPKGATFTKKRKAARKRLLDVANALTGDDIQDDALIVSTSGRYEFRNKGIDVFIESMNRLRFDENLKKQVIAFIEVPGWVAGPRQDLVERLNSGKLFDTPLDKPVLTHWLHNMDHDNVLNMLSSLGINNAKGDKVKVILLPCYLTGDDGIMNMSYYDLVLGNDLCVYPSYYEPWGYTPLEAIAFKVPCITTDLAGFGLWANTEKGKYSEIEDGVKVLHRTDYNYSEVADGIKDTIARYSCFTKTEVNKCRSNAEKLSCKALWSEFIIYYEQAYDIALKKAAARNK, encoded by the coding sequence ATGTTGTTTCCAGATTATATTTTTGAGACCAGCTGGGAAGTATGTAATAAGGTCGGAGGAATTTATACAGTACTTTCTACTCGTGCAAAGACATTACAAGAAAAGATAAAGGATCATGTTATCTTCCTTGGTCCTGACTGCTGGCAAGAGACACCGTCCCCTTACTTTAAGGAGGATAAGAAGCTATTTGCTGAATGGCAGCAGAAAGCCGCCTCTGAGGGTCTATCGGTAAAGGTAGGTCGTTGGGATATTCCCGGTGAGCCAATCGCTATGCTCGTTGATTTTCAGTCATGCTTTGAGCATAAGGAAGAATTCTATGGTAAGCTTTGGGAGTATTATCGTGTTGATAGTCTTCATGCTTACGGCGATTATGATGAATCAGCAATGTTTGCTTATGCTACGGCACTTGTCGTAGAGAGTTTCTATAAATTTTATCTCAGCGAAAAAGATAAGGTTATCTTCCATGCAAACGAATGGCAGACAGGTTTTGCTGCACTCGTATTGCAACATCGTCAGCCACAGATAGCATCAATCTTTACAACTCACGCAACAGGTATTGGTCGCAGTATAGCGGGCAATAACAAGCCATTGTACGAATATCTTTGGGCATATAATGGTGACCAGATGGCTTCGGAGTTGAATATGGAGAGCAAGCATTCTATTGAGAAGCAGACTGCTCATTATGTTGATTGCTTCACGACAGTGAGCGATATTACTGCAACAGAGTGCAAAGAGCTGCTTGATAAGCCTGTGGATTTAGTTCTTCCAAATGGTTTTGAGAACGATTTTGTACCAAAGGGTGCAACCTTCACAAAGAAGCGTAAGGCAGCACGTAAGCGTTTGCTTGATGTAGCCAATGCGCTGACAGGTGACGATATACAAGATGATGCGTTAATCGTATCAACCAGCGGACGTTATGAGTTTCGCAATAAAGGAATTGATGTGTTTATTGAGTCAATGAACCGTTTGCGTTTTGATGAGAACCTGAAGAAGCAGGTTATAGCCTTTATTGAAGTTCCGGGCTGGGTAGCAGGTCCACGTCAGGACCTTGTAGAGCGTCTCAACAGCGGTAAACTGTTTGACACACCATTGGATAAACCTGTACTCACACATTGGCTCCACAATATGGATCATGACAATGTGCTGAATATGCTCAGTTCTCTCGGTATAAACAATGCAAAGGGAGATAAGGTGAAGGTCATTCTCTTACCTTGCTATCTGACAGGTGATGATGGCATTATGAATATGAGCTATTATGACCTCGTGTTGGGTAATGACCTCTGTGTCTACCCGTCTTACTATGAGCCATGGGGATATACACCATTAGAGGCAATAGCCTTTAAGGTTCCTTGTATTACAACCGACCTTGCCGGCTTTGGCTTGTGGGCAAATACAGAGAAAGGAAAATATAGCGAGATAGAAGATGGTGTGAAGGTATTACATCGTACAGATTATAATTATTCAGAGGTAGCTGATGGTATTAAGGATACCATAGCCCGTTACTCTTGCTTTACGAAGACGGAGGTGAACAAGTGTCGTTCAAATGCCGAGAAGCTCTCTTGTAAGGCTCTTTGGAGTGAGTTTATCATCTATTATGAGCAGGCTTACGACATAGCATTAAAGAAAGCAGCTGCAAGAAACAAGTGA